One part of the Eucalyptus grandis isolate ANBG69807.140 chromosome 10, ASM1654582v1, whole genome shotgun sequence genome encodes these proteins:
- the LOC104422325 gene encoding uncharacterized protein LOC104422325, with product MYTVPTKMRILLAFASLAICPYLSSPPFFSALAHSRFLLSSESLSSRLAREHLVRLSPRSPLSLSPLCLSPLRLRWLLPSPPTRADADTDAADAPPPPSRDIRSALSLPLREVVPLFQRNDELDGAGDGDEAEDGDEEAEALALGVLDMARRVGRVPARPRLPPQEPPPVHPPRGRHPSHQHLPPWQRLLVEAVGDVSLRRFHVSRFSFAVARSRTSRCQKILPLFSKHKVVHFNKTDARLANNGISLDL from the exons ATGTATACGGTGCCAACAAAGATGAGAATCCTGCTCGCTTTCGCCTCCCTCGCCATTTGCCCTTACTTgtcttctcctcctttcttttcgGCTCTCGCCCATTCGA ggtttcttctttcttccgaGTCCCTTTCTTCGCGCCTCGCGCGGGAGCACCTGGTCCGTCTCTCTCCccgctctcctctctctctctctcctctctgtctctctcccctccgcctccgctggttgcttccATCGCCCCCCACCCGAGCCGACGCCGACACCGACGCCGCCGACGCTCCTCCACCTCCCTCTCGCGACAtccgctctgctctctctctccccctccgtGAAGTTgtgcctctcttccagcgaaaTGACGAGCTCGACGGCGCCGGCGATGGCGACGAAGCAGAAGACGGAGACGAAGAAGCAGAAGCGCTCGCGCTCGGGGTTCTGGATATGGCTCGTCGCGTCGGTCGCGTTCCGGCTCGCCCTCGTCTACCTCCTCAGGAACCTCCGCCTGTCCACCCGCCCCGAGGTCGCCACCCCTCTCACCAGCATTTGCCACC TTGGCAAAGGCTACTGGTTGAAGCAGTAGGTGATGTCTCCCTACGCAG GTTCCATGTATCACGGTTCTCCTTTGCTGTTGCTCGTTCTCGGACCTCTCGCTGTCAAAAG ATTTTGCCACTATTTAGCAAGCATAAGGTTGTACATTTCAATAAGACAGATGCTCGTTTGGCAAACAATGGAATTTCACTAGATCTTTAG
- the LOC104422322 gene encoding LOW QUALITY PROTEIN: ribulose-1,5 bisphosphate carboxylase/oxygenase large subunit N-methyltransferase, chloroplastic (The sequence of the model RefSeq protein was modified relative to this genomic sequence to represent the inferred CDS: deleted 1 base in 1 codon), whose protein sequence is MTRDMKEHVESQYHKVKEEIISRHEQLFPSSITLDGFLWAFGMLRSRAFFHLRGQLVMLPLVDLINHSASITREDNAEEINGPAGLFSWDLLFCLKSTMPVKEGEQVFIQYGLKKSNADLAFYYGFVEPNTNRNSYTLTFNISESDPFHREKLDIAAANDLGETAYLDIFMDRPLPPAILPYLRLVALQETDAFLLEPVYKKSIWKTLELPVSHVNEELVCKMVIDACESTLSGYRTTVEQDEKLIQEGNLGYKLEIAVRVRVGEKRVLQQIEGIVKEKEAQLDKLEYYHERRLKEPGLVGEEGETYCQPKKDSIPTL, encoded by the exons ATGACCAGGGACATGAAAGAGCATGTAGAGAGTCAATACCataaagtaaaagaagaaatcatatcGCGGCATGAGCAGCTGTTTCCATCTTCTATTACGCTGGATGGGTTTCTTTGGGCATTTGGCATGCTGAGATCAAGGGCATTCTTTCACCTTAGGGGCCAACTTGTTATGCTTCCACTTGTGGATTTA ATTAACCACAGCGCTAGCATAACGAGAGAAGATAATGCAGAGGAGATTAATGGACCAGCAGGTCTTTTTTCTTGGGACCTCCTTTTCTGTTTGAAGTCAACAATGCCTGTCAAAGAGGGTGAGCAG GTTTTCATCCAGTATGGATTAAAGAAGAGCAATGCTGACTTGGCTTTTTATTATGGGTTTGTGGAACCAAATACCAATCGCAACTCGTACACACTTACATTCAACATATCTGAGTCGGACCCCTTCCATCGGGAGAAGCTTGATATTGCAGCAGCCAATGATTTGGGTGAGACAGCATACTTAGATATTTTTATGGACCGTCCTCTTCCACCAGCAATTCTTCCATATCTGCGGCTTGTGGCACTTCAAGAAACAGATGCATTCCTCCTGGAACCTGTCTACAAGAAATCTATCTGGAAAACTCTCGAATTACCGGTTAGTCATGTGAATGAGGAGCTGGTATGCAAGATGGTCATAGATGCCTGTGAATCAACTCTTTCAGGCTACCGCACCACAGTTGAACAG GACGAGAAGCTAATTCAGGAAGGAAACCTTGGTTACAAACTTGAGATAGCCGTGAGGGTTAGAGTAGGTGAGAAGCGGGTGTTGCAGCAAATTGAGGGTATTGTCAAGGAGAAGGAAGCTCAATTGGAT AAGCTTGAGTATTACCATGAGAGGAGATTGAAGGAGCCTGGTCTGGTTGGTGAGGAAGGCGAAACTTATTGCCAGCCTAAGAAGGATTCTATACCCACCTTATAG